In Phyllostomus discolor isolate MPI-MPIP mPhyDis1 chromosome 3, mPhyDis1.pri.v3, whole genome shotgun sequence, a single genomic region encodes these proteins:
- the TMEM174 gene encoding transmembrane protein 174, with translation MERGSSHLEDFALNVFSVTPYTPSTSDIQVSDDDKAGTTLLFSGIFLGLVGITFTIMGWIKYQGVSHFEWTQLLGPILLSVGVTFILIAVCKFKMLSCQSCKESEERVLDSELTAGGQSFVFTGINQPITFHGATVVQYIPPPYGSQEPVGMNNTYLQPVVNPCCLTPSGVVAAATPSPPQYHTIYPAENAAFVADQDYPSSMDGGNDRSSPDAEQLEETQRGDGDPACFSPPPYEEVFSPPC, from the exons ATGGAGCGGGGCAGCAGCCACTTGGAGGACTTCGCTCTGAATGTGTTTTCGGTCACTCCTTACACACCCAGTACCTCGGACATCCAGGTGTCTGATGATGACAAGGCGGGGACCACCTTACTCTTCTCAGGCATCTTCCTGGGACTGGTGGGGATCACGTTCACCATCATGGGCTGGATCAAATACCAAGGGGTCTCCCACTTTGAATGGACCCAGCTCCTTGGGCCCATTCTGCTGTCGGTTGGGGTGACATTCATCCTGATTGCTGTGTGCAAGTTCAAAATGCTTTCCTGTCAGTCGTGCAAAGAAAGTGAGGAAAGGGTCCTCGACTCAGAGCTGACGGCGGGCGGACAATCGTTTGTTTTCACTGGTATCAACCAACCCATCACCTTCCACGGGGCTACTGTGGTGCAGTATATCCCTCCCCCTTATGGCTCTCAAGAGCCCGTTGGGATGAACAACACCTACCTGCAGCCAGTGGTGAACCCCTGTTGTCTCACACCGTCTGGAGTGGTGGCTGCTGCCACGCCAAGCCCTCCCCAGTACCACACCATCTACCCTGCAGAGAATGCTGCCTTTGTTGCCGACCAGGACTACCCTTCCTCTATGGATGGTGGAAATGACAG GTCCAGCCCTGACGCTGAGCAGCTAGAAGAGACACAGCGGGGAGATGGGGACCCTGCCtgcttctctcctccaccctatGAGGAAGTATTCTCCCCCCCTTGCTAG